One genomic segment of Bradyrhizobium prioriisuperbiae includes these proteins:
- a CDS encoding aromatic amino acid ammonia-lyase: MTVTIDGRTLTGDQVAHVARSHGGRFATAALDEAARARIATARTYIDANFMHDDAPLMYSFNTGVGLFKDQRVLMSEMAEYQMKTVYAHATGIGEPFGEDVTRATMLLRANAFASNYSGPRVAVVDRLLECLNAGLHPVIPQKGSVGASGDLAPLAHLAAAICGFPEAQMVYRGRRMPARAALSEAGLAPDFPLSAKDASALINGSTVSLALAVLALEDAKRILKHADIAMTLSLECMRGELAAFDPRVHAARPHAGQAATARNILRIAQGSQRCSEAARVTIYPDEARAPGKPPAPRVQDVYSLRCTPQVHGPMRDALGYIGQVVGTEINSATDNPLIFDDGVGGYTCISGGHFHGQYIAQVMDLLAIAATDLGSISERRLARLIDPTMSYGLPRNLLAGKRGLNTGFATVQCSMSALVMENRTLSTPGSVDSIPGKSNAEDHVSNSTWCGRKARTVVENLEQIVACEILMAGQALSLIADHAREHPIGRGSQAALDALRSVVPPALDGDRWYHTEMVAALELVRSGALVSAVEAVTGPLEP; this comes from the coding sequence ATGACCGTAACCATCGACGGCCGGACGCTGACCGGCGACCAGGTCGCGCACGTGGCCCGCAGCCATGGCGGCCGCTTCGCCACCGCCGCGCTGGATGAGGCGGCGCGCGCCCGGATCGCCACGGCGAGAACCTACATCGACGCCAACTTCATGCACGACGACGCGCCGCTGATGTACTCCTTCAACACCGGCGTCGGCCTGTTCAAGGACCAGCGGGTGCTGATGTCGGAGATGGCCGAGTACCAGATGAAGACGGTGTACGCCCATGCCACCGGCATCGGCGAGCCGTTTGGCGAAGACGTGACGCGCGCCACCATGCTGCTGCGCGCCAATGCCTTCGCCTCCAACTATTCCGGTCCGCGCGTGGCCGTGGTCGATCGTTTGCTGGAGTGCCTCAATGCCGGCCTGCATCCGGTGATTCCGCAGAAGGGATCGGTTGGTGCATCCGGAGATCTGGCGCCGCTGGCGCATCTGGCGGCCGCGATCTGCGGCTTTCCGGAAGCGCAGATGGTGTATCGCGGCCGGCGCATGCCGGCGCGCGCGGCGTTGAGCGAAGCGGGATTGGCGCCGGATTTTCCGCTCTCCGCCAAGGACGCCTCCGCTTTGATCAACGGTTCCACGGTGTCGCTGGCGCTGGCCGTGCTGGCGCTGGAGGACGCCAAGCGAATCCTCAAGCATGCCGACATCGCCATGACGCTGTCGCTGGAATGCATGCGTGGCGAGCTTGCCGCGTTCGATCCCCGCGTGCACGCGGCGCGGCCGCATGCCGGGCAAGCCGCTACCGCCCGCAACATCCTGCGCATCGCCCAGGGATCGCAGCGCTGCTCGGAGGCCGCGCGCGTCACCATCTATCCGGACGAGGCGCGCGCGCCCGGCAAGCCGCCGGCGCCGCGGGTGCAGGATGTCTATTCCCTGCGCTGCACGCCGCAGGTGCACGGCCCGATGCGCGACGCGCTGGGTTATATCGGCCAGGTGGTCGGCACCGAAATCAATTCTGCCACCGACAATCCGCTGATCTTCGACGACGGTGTCGGCGGTTACACCTGCATCTCCGGAGGTCACTTTCACGGCCAGTATATCGCGCAGGTGATGGACCTCTTGGCGATCGCCGCCACCGACCTCGGTTCGATCAGCGAGCGACGCCTCGCGCGCTTGATCGATCCCACCATGAGTTATGGCCTGCCGCGCAATCTCCTTGCCGGCAAGCGCGGGCTCAACACCGGCTTCGCCACGGTGCAGTGCTCGATGTCGGCGCTGGTGATGGAGAACCGCACGCTGTCGACGCCCGGTTCGGTGGATTCGATCCCCGGCAAGTCCAATGCCGAGGACCACGTCTCCAACTCCACCTGGTGTGGCCGCAAGGCTCGTACGGTGGTCGAGAACCTTGAACAGATCGTCGCCTGCGAGATCCTGATGGCAGGCCAAGCGTTGTCGCTGATCGCGGATCACGCCAGGGAGCATCCGATCGGCCGTGGCAGCCAGGCGGCGCTCGATGCGCTGCGCAGCGTGGTCCCGCCGGCGCTCGATGGCGATCGCTGGTATCACACCGAGATGGTGGCGGCGCTGGAGCTGGTGCGCTCGGGGGCCCTGGTGTCAGCTGTGGAGGCCGTGACGGGGCCGCTGGAGCCATGA
- a CDS encoding NUDIX hydrolase, which yields MASSASPPERPQLAASASIFRDGRILLVRRARQPARGVYTLPGGRVEFGETLAEAVQREVREETALAIDVIGLAGWREVVPNPAKGIAGHFVIMSFATRWVSGEVTLNDELDDYRWCDPDHPDVQPTTEGLFQIIAAARALLAG from the coding sequence ATGGCGAGCAGCGCCAGCCCCCCGGAACGGCCGCAGCTCGCTGCCAGCGCCTCGATTTTTCGCGACGGCAGGATTCTGCTGGTGCGGCGCGCCCGCCAGCCAGCCAGGGGCGTCTACACCCTGCCCGGCGGCCGGGTGGAATTCGGCGAAACCCTGGCGGAAGCCGTGCAACGCGAGGTGCGCGAGGAAACCGCGCTCGCGATCGATGTCATCGGCCTCGCCGGCTGGCGCGAGGTGGTGCCCAATCCCGCCAAAGGCATCGCCGGCCACTTCGTCATCATGTCGTTCGCCACCCGCTGGGTCTCGGGCGAGGTGACGCTGAACGACGAACTGGACGATTACAGGTGGTGCGACCCGGACCATCCGGATGTCCAGCCCACCACCGAGGGACTGTTTCAGATCATTGCGGCGGCCCGCGCCCTGCTCGCCGGCTGA
- a CDS encoding TIGR02301 family protein yields the protein MLRHLVAALIVLTLAVPVSVRAQDAAAPFDADLQRLAEILGTLHYLRAICGSNEGMKWRNEMQALVDAETPSGQRRSRMVASFNRGYHGFQQTYRACTPAANLAVRRYLDEGSKISRDLTARYAN from the coding sequence ATGCTTAGGCACCTGGTTGCGGCCCTTATCGTCTTGACCCTTGCTGTTCCCGTCTCCGTCCGGGCGCAGGACGCGGCCGCGCCATTTGACGCCGACCTGCAGCGGCTCGCGGAAATCCTCGGCACACTGCATTACCTGCGCGCGATCTGCGGCAGCAATGAAGGCATGAAGTGGCGCAACGAAATGCAGGCGCTGGTCGATGCGGAGACGCCATCGGGCCAGCGGCGTTCGCGCATGGTGGCAAGCTTCAATCGCGGCTATCACGGCTTCCAGCAGACCTATCGCGCCTGCACCCCGGCCGCGAACCTGGCGGTCCGCCGTTATCTCGACGAGGGCTCGAAAATCTCCCGCGACCTGACCGCTCGCTACGCCAACTAA
- a CDS encoding LysR family transcriptional regulator has translation MISLENIRIFMRAAESGSFSAAGRTLRMSPSVVSYRVQALETHLNCRLVSRTTRRMNLTEAGRVFYERCLDVIESVERAEVSVTEAGATPRGALKVTAPLGLGRRVISSLAAHYREQHEETDIHLRLSDHLLDLVQESVDVAIRLAQLRDSTFTLRKITDVERVLCAAPSYLEKRGMPEAPSDLLRHSCLLLRFPGSQQFRWTLMVEHEPQILPVSGQLDADDCDVLIEWALAGQGIIMMPLFEVAEHIAAGRLQMLLPDAPPQAVTLGVLYPTRKMLPARVKTFVDMTVDGVRRHVSKQLGHVGKKL, from the coding sequence ATGATTTCGCTGGAAAACATCAGGATTTTCATGCGGGCCGCCGAATCCGGCAGCTTTTCCGCGGCCGGCCGCACCCTTCGGATGTCGCCCTCGGTCGTCAGCTACCGGGTCCAGGCGCTGGAAACCCACCTCAACTGCCGCCTGGTCAGCCGCACCACCCGGCGCATGAACCTCACGGAGGCCGGGCGGGTGTTCTATGAGCGCTGCCTCGACGTGATCGAATCGGTGGAGCGGGCCGAGGTCAGCGTGACTGAGGCCGGCGCCACGCCGCGCGGCGCGCTGAAGGTGACCGCACCGCTCGGCCTCGGGCGGCGGGTGATCTCGTCATTGGCAGCGCATTATCGCGAGCAGCACGAAGAGACCGACATCCATCTGCGGCTGTCGGACCATCTGCTCGACCTGGTGCAGGAATCGGTCGACGTGGCGATCCGGCTCGCGCAACTGCGCGATTCCACCTTCACCCTGCGCAAGATCACCGACGTGGAGCGGGTGCTGTGCGCGGCGCCGTCCTACCTGGAGAAGCGTGGCATGCCCGAGGCGCCGTCGGACCTGTTGCGCCACAGCTGCCTCTTGTTGCGTTTTCCGGGATCGCAGCAGTTCCGCTGGACCCTGATGGTGGAGCACGAGCCGCAGATCCTGCCGGTCTCCGGCCAGCTCGATGCCGACGACTGCGACGTGCTGATCGAGTGGGCGCTGGCCGGGCAAGGCATCATCATGATGCCGCTGTTCGAAGTGGCGGAGCACATTGCGGCGGGACGCCTGCAGATGCTGCTGCCGGACGCGCCGCCGCAAGCGGTGACGCTCGGCGTGCTCTATCCCACCCGCAAGATGCTGCCGGCGCGGGTCAAGACCTTCGTGGACATGACCGTGGACGGCGTACGCCGCCACGTGTCGAAGCAGCTAGGGCATGTCGGCAAGAAGCTGTGA
- a CDS encoding allantoate amidohydrolase, with the protein MLDLTQSTSADRALGHHAMERLAELDAFTDEPGMLTRLYLSPAHRRAVDCLLGWWRALGIEAKLDAAGNVIARYEGETPGAPALIIGSHIDTVRNAGRYDGNLGVVAALTAVEQLARRGERLPFAIEVVAFGDEEGVRFPTTLSGSRALAGTFNPATLDERDRDGVSRRDALTAFGCDPDGIGAVARKRDQVLGFLEVHIEQGPVLESEGLPVGIVTAINGATRLAVQMRGTAGHAGTVPMGLRHDALTCAATAIVAIEELARSQPGLVATVGRIEARPGAVNVIPGEALFTVDIRSSDDAQRTRAVAEIGARLGALAQARAIALEITTTHEAAACACHPDIVSQIEAAVARQGLRPLRLASGAGHDTMAVAALCPVGMLFVRCDGGISHNPAERITVEDADAAVRVLLDAIRRFRPVPGR; encoded by the coding sequence ATGCTCGACCTGACGCAATCGACCTCCGCAGATCGTGCGCTGGGACACCACGCCATGGAACGGCTGGCGGAGCTGGACGCTTTCACCGACGAGCCGGGCATGCTGACCCGGCTTTATCTGTCGCCGGCGCATCGCCGTGCCGTGGATTGTCTGCTCGGCTGGTGGCGCGCGCTCGGCATCGAGGCCAAACTCGATGCGGCCGGCAACGTGATCGCGCGTTATGAAGGCGAGACGCCGGGCGCACCGGCGCTGATTATCGGCTCGCACATCGACACCGTGCGCAACGCCGGACGTTATGACGGCAATCTCGGCGTGGTGGCGGCGCTGACTGCCGTCGAGCAATTGGCCCGCCGCGGTGAGCGGCTGCCGTTCGCCATCGAGGTGGTGGCATTCGGTGATGAGGAGGGCGTGCGCTTTCCCACCACCTTGTCCGGATCGCGGGCGCTGGCCGGCACGTTCAATCCCGCGACCCTCGACGAGCGTGACCGCGACGGCGTCTCGCGCCGCGACGCGCTCACGGCGTTCGGCTGCGACCCCGACGGGATCGGCGCGGTCGCGCGCAAGCGGGATCAGGTGCTGGGCTTTCTCGAGGTGCACATCGAGCAGGGCCCCGTGCTGGAGAGCGAAGGCCTGCCGGTCGGCATCGTCACCGCCATCAACGGTGCGACGCGTCTTGCGGTGCAGATGCGCGGCACCGCCGGCCATGCCGGCACGGTGCCGATGGGATTGCGGCACGACGCGCTGACCTGCGCGGCGACTGCGATTGTCGCGATCGAGGAGCTTGCGCGGTCACAGCCCGGCCTGGTTGCGACCGTGGGGCGGATCGAGGCACGGCCAGGAGCTGTAAACGTCATTCCCGGCGAAGCGCTGTTCACCGTCGACATTCGCTCCTCCGACGACGCGCAGCGCACTCGTGCGGTGGCCGAGATCGGCGCGCGTCTTGGCGCGCTGGCGCAGGCGCGCGCCATCGCACTTGAAATCACCACCACCCATGAGGCGGCGGCCTGCGCCTGTCATCCTGATATCGTCAGCCAGATCGAAGCAGCCGTCGCGCGCCAGGGCCTCCGGCCGCTGCGGCTCGCCTCCGGCGCCGGGCACGATACGATGGCCGTGGCCGCACTGTGTCCCGTCGGCATGCTGTTCGTGCGTTGCGACGGCGGCATCAGCCACAATCCGGCCGAGCGGATCACGGTGGAGGACGCGGACGCGGCGGTGCGCGTGCTGCTCGACGCCATCAGGCGCTTTCGCCCGGTTCCTGGGCGCTGA
- a CDS encoding folate-binding protein, whose product MKSAFLPDRGVVKVSGPDARSFLNNLVTTEVDLVRPGIARFGALLTPQGKIVVDFLITEAPEGHITEPGSGFLLDCPLPLADAFATKLGFYKLRAKVVVENLSGGLGVLAVWDGKPEALPDLAFADPRSEALGWRILVPQDLAEKATQLIGAEWVAPAAYEAHRIACGVPRGGADFGYGDAFPHETNMDHLHGVDFDKGCYVGQEVVSRMQHRGTARTRTVRITLDQAAPAAGTSILAGEKSIGTMGSSAQGKALAVIRVDRATEALDAGLALLADGQPIQLAAPDEVRAAVKKASA is encoded by the coding sequence ATGAAATCAGCGTTTCTCCCGGACCGGGGCGTGGTCAAAGTCTCCGGCCCCGATGCGCGCAGCTTCCTCAACAATCTGGTCACGACCGAGGTCGACCTGGTGCGTCCCGGCATCGCCCGCTTCGGCGCGCTGCTGACGCCGCAGGGCAAGATCGTGGTGGATTTTCTGATCACCGAAGCGCCCGAGGGCCATATTACAGAACCTGGCAGCGGCTTCCTGCTGGATTGTCCGCTGCCGCTTGCGGATGCGTTTGCGACCAAACTGGGCTTCTACAAGCTGCGCGCCAAGGTCGTGGTGGAGAATCTCTCCGGCGGGCTCGGCGTGCTCGCGGTGTGGGACGGCAAGCCCGAGGCACTGCCGGATCTTGCGTTTGCCGATCCGCGCAGCGAAGCACTGGGATGGCGCATCCTGGTGCCGCAGGATCTCGCGGAAAAAGCCACGCAGCTGATCGGCGCCGAATGGGTCGCGCCAGCGGCCTATGAGGCGCACCGCATCGCTTGCGGCGTGCCGCGCGGCGGCGCCGACTTCGGTTATGGCGATGCCTTTCCGCATGAAACCAACATGGATCACCTGCACGGCGTCGACTTCGACAAGGGATGTTATGTCGGGCAGGAAGTGGTGTCGCGCATGCAGCACCGCGGCACCGCGCGCACCCGCACCGTGCGCATCACGCTGGACCAGGCGGCCCCCGCAGCGGGAACCAGCATCCTTGCCGGCGAAAAATCGATCGGCACCATGGGATCATCGGCGCAGGGCAAGGCCCTGGCTGTGATCCGTGTGGATCGCGCCACCGAGGCGCTCGACGCCGGCCTGGCATTGCTGGCAGATGGTCAGCCGATCCAGCTGGCAGCGCCGGACGAGGTCCGCGCCGCCGTGAAGAAAGCCAGCGCGTGA
- a CDS encoding dihydroorotase, with product MSQTYDVILKSGTVVNQDGEGLRDIGIKDGRIAEIGSLTQASAAEVIDCKGLHILPGVIDTQVHFREPGLTHKEDLETGSRGAVLGGVTGVFEMPNTNPLTITDEAFTAKVKAGHHRMHCDFAFFIGGTRENVQDLPELERAPGCAGVKVFIGSSTGSLLVEDDDSLRKIFQVIRRRASFHAEDEYRLNDRKGLRIEGDPRSHPVWRDEIAALQATQRLVALARETGKRIHVLHISTKEEIAYLRDHKDVASAEATPHHLTLAAPECYERLGTRAQMNPPVRDASHRDMIWYGVNQGIIDILGSDHAPHTAEEKEKVYPASPSGMTGVQTLVPTMLDHVNAGRLSLARFVDLTSAGPARLFNIACKGRIAAGYDADFTIVDLKRSETITNKWIASRAGWTPYDGVKVTGWPVGTFVRGRRVMWQGELATPSQGEPVRFLETLKA from the coding sequence ATGAGCCAGACTTATGACGTGATTCTCAAGTCCGGAACCGTGGTCAATCAGGACGGCGAGGGTTTGCGCGACATCGGCATCAAGGATGGCCGCATCGCCGAGATCGGCTCGCTTACGCAGGCGAGTGCCGCGGAGGTCATCGACTGCAAGGGCTTGCACATCCTGCCCGGCGTGATCGACACCCAGGTGCATTTCCGCGAGCCCGGGCTGACCCACAAGGAAGACCTGGAAACCGGATCGCGCGGCGCCGTGCTCGGCGGCGTCACCGGGGTGTTCGAGATGCCGAACACCAATCCGCTGACCATCACCGACGAAGCCTTCACCGCCAAGGTCAAGGCCGGCCATCATCGCATGCACTGCGACTTTGCCTTTTTCATCGGCGGCACCCGCGAGAACGTGCAAGACTTGCCGGAGCTCGAGCGCGCACCGGGCTGCGCCGGGGTCAAGGTGTTCATCGGCTCGTCCACCGGCAGCCTGCTGGTGGAAGACGACGACAGCCTGCGAAAGATCTTCCAGGTGATCCGCCGCCGCGCCTCGTTCCATGCCGAAGACGAGTATCGCCTGAACGACCGCAAGGGCCTGCGCATCGAGGGCGACCCGCGCTCGCATCCGGTGTGGCGCGACGAGATCGCGGCGCTGCAGGCGACGCAGCGCCTGGTGGCGCTGGCGCGCGAGACCGGCAAGCGCATCCATGTGCTGCACATCTCCACCAAGGAAGAGATCGCCTATCTGCGCGACCACAAGGATGTCGCGTCGGCGGAAGCGACGCCGCATCATCTCACGCTGGCCGCGCCCGAGTGCTACGAGCGGCTCGGCACCCGCGCCCAGATGAACCCGCCGGTGCGCGACGCCAGCCATCGCGACATGATCTGGTACGGTGTCAATCAAGGCATCATCGATATCCTGGGCTCGGACCACGCGCCGCACACGGCGGAAGAAAAGGAAAAGGTCTATCCGGCATCGCCGTCGGGCATGACCGGCGTGCAGACGCTGGTGCCGACCATGCTGGACCACGTCAATGCGGGCCGACTGTCGCTGGCGCGTTTTGTCGATCTCACCAGCGCCGGTCCCGCGCGCCTGTTCAACATTGCCTGCAAGGGCCGTATCGCTGCCGGCTACGACGCCGATTTCACCATCGTTGATCTGAAGCGCAGCGAGACCATCACCAACAAATGGATTGCGTCCCGGGCCGGCTGGACGCCCTATGACGGCGTCAAGGTGACGGGATGGCCGGTCGGCACCTTCGTGCGCGGCCGCCGCGTGATGTGGCAGGGCGAACTGGCGACGCCGTCGCAGGGCGAGCCGGTGCGGTTTCTGGAGACGCTGAAGGCGTAG
- a CDS encoding DNA-3-methyladenine glycosylase I — MSNAKLHADGLVRCPWPGEDPFYMAYHDTEWGVPEYDDRALFEKLILDGFQAGLSWITILRKRENFRKAFDNFEPAKIARYDAKKVEALMNDAGIVRNRAKIEGTVAGAKAYLKIMDEGPGFSKLLWDHVGGKPKVNAFKTTKSVPASTPVSIAVSKDLASRGFKFVGPTIVYAFMQATGIVNDHLISCHCYDTCGTAKRPKKLKVPKKA; from the coding sequence ATGAGCAACGCCAAACTGCACGCCGACGGACTCGTACGCTGTCCGTGGCCTGGCGAAGACCCGTTCTACATGGCCTATCACGACACCGAATGGGGCGTGCCGGAGTATGATGACCGCGCGCTGTTCGAAAAGCTGATCCTCGACGGCTTCCAGGCCGGCCTGTCCTGGATCACAATCCTGCGCAAGCGCGAGAATTTCCGCAAAGCCTTCGACAATTTCGAGCCGGCCAAAATCGCGCGTTATGACGCGAAGAAGGTCGAAGCGCTGATGAACGATGCCGGCATCGTGCGCAACCGCGCCAAGATCGAAGGCACGGTTGCCGGCGCCAAGGCCTATCTGAAAATCATGGACGAAGGCCCCGGCTTCTCCAAGCTGCTGTGGGACCATGTCGGCGGCAAGCCGAAGGTGAATGCGTTCAAGACCACCAAGAGCGTTCCGGCCTCGACGCCGGTTTCGATCGCGGTCTCGAAGGATCTCGCGTCGCGCGGCTTCAAGTTCGTCGGCCCGACCATCGTCTACGCCTTCATGCAGGCCACCGGCATCGTCAACGACCATCTCATCAGTTGCCACTGCTACGATACCTGCGGCACGGCGAAGCGGCCGAAGAAGTTGAAGGTGCCAAAGAAGGCTTGA
- a CDS encoding urate hydroxylase PuuD has translation MIPYILEWGSLLLRWLHVVSAMAWIGASFFFMHLDASLRSTKDIPAGQGGSSWQVHGGGFYEMRKYLVAPEFMPEELTWHKWQAYTTWLSGFVLLAWIYYAQSHLYLINPDVMQLNAWQASALGVGALGLGWVIYDQLCKSPLGKNENVLGLVGLVAIVAASFGFTQVFSGRGALIHTGALMATWMAGNVFLIIIPNQRKVVASLMAGETPDPALGKQAKQRSTHNNYLTLPVVLLMLANHYPVLYANSAVIPPIVFLITISGSLIRHFYNVRHSDHAKSPWWTWAAAAVALWFTFWVAMASSPTGREQLGLSAAASVPAKESHVPAPAKVIEIVTSRCSMCHAAEPVWEGIQIAPKAVFLDTPANIARQADAINLQAVLSRAMPPNNITAMTDDERTAIAIWVKNSK, from the coding sequence ATGATCCCTTACATACTGGAATGGGGCAGTCTGCTGCTGCGCTGGCTGCATGTGGTGTCGGCGATGGCGTGGATCGGCGCGTCGTTCTTCTTCATGCACCTCGACGCCAGCCTGCGGTCGACGAAGGACATTCCGGCCGGCCAGGGCGGTTCCAGCTGGCAGGTGCATGGCGGTGGCTTCTATGAAATGCGCAAATATCTGGTCGCGCCGGAGTTCATGCCGGAGGAGCTGACCTGGCATAAATGGCAGGCCTACACGACGTGGCTCTCGGGCTTCGTGCTGCTGGCCTGGATCTATTACGCCCAGTCCCATCTCTATCTGATCAATCCCGACGTGATGCAGTTGAACGCGTGGCAGGCCTCGGCGCTCGGCGTCGGTGCGCTCGGTCTCGGCTGGGTGATCTATGACCAGCTCTGCAAGTCGCCGCTCGGCAAGAACGAGAACGTGCTCGGTCTGGTCGGGCTGGTCGCGATCGTGGCGGCGAGTTTCGGTTTCACCCAGGTGTTCAGCGGGCGCGGCGCGCTGATCCACACCGGTGCGCTGATGGCGACCTGGATGGCGGGCAACGTTTTCCTGATCATCATCCCCAACCAGCGCAAGGTGGTGGCGTCGCTGATGGCCGGCGAGACGCCGGATCCGGCACTCGGCAAGCAGGCCAAGCAGCGCTCGACCCACAACAACTATCTCACCTTGCCGGTGGTGTTGTTGATGCTGGCGAACCACTATCCGGTGCTCTACGCCAACTCCGCCGTGATTCCGCCGATCGTGTTCCTGATCACCATCTCCGGATCGCTGATCCGCCATTTCTACAATGTGCGCCACTCCGACCATGCCAAGTCTCCGTGGTGGACATGGGCCGCGGCCGCGGTGGCGCTGTGGTTCACCTTCTGGGTGGCGATGGCCTCCTCGCCGACAGGACGCGAGCAACTGGGACTGAGCGCCGCCGCCAGCGTGCCGGCCAAGGAAAGCCACGTGCCGGCGCCGGCAAAGGTGATCGAGATCGTCACCTCGCGCTGCTCGATGTGCCATGCGGCGGAGCCGGTGTGGGAGGGCATCCAGATCGCGCCGAAGGCGGTGTTCCTGGATACCCCGGCCAACATCGCCCGCCAGGCCGACGCCATCAACCTGCAGGCGGTGCTCAGCCGCGCCATGCCGCCCAACAATATCACCGCCATGACGGACGACGAGCGCACCGCGATCGCCATCTGGGTCAAGAACAGCAAGTGA